In a genomic window of Variovorax paradoxus:
- a CDS encoding hydroxyquinol 1,2-dioxygenase, giving the protein MNAPAELARVIASQPDATLGYKDFSLGSFRFRRDEYFVHIGWQTRDGRPMSHTMDAGNYLRALMRDVAWGFFYGWVNFDSVFGTVNHYDSVDLYAGSFNGTMKDAGIDLLENFPSAQIRATFEAMLDDWTNASFDPFAAPQETGSPYGRKNGNNTAKITRARELATRCVGLKGDLDLRSDERGAPVNRAFADVPQDQPELHPEPGFENEVHAFNLFGFLSRSQVTWNPSFTSVVKHSYMCPTTEEHILPIIHGNDRVEWFFQMTDEIHWDCGDKNTGKPMARVIMKAGDMAAMPAYCRHQGFSPKRSMLLVWENGSPSLVYEIQKGESHEIPVQF; this is encoded by the coding sequence ATGAACGCACCCGCAGAACTCGCCCGAGTCATCGCCTCGCAACCCGACGCCACGCTCGGCTACAAGGACTTCTCGCTCGGCAGCTTCCGCTTCCGCCGCGACGAGTATTTCGTCCACATCGGCTGGCAGACCCGCGACGGCCGCCCGATGAGCCACACCATGGATGCCGGCAACTACCTGCGCGCGCTGATGCGCGACGTCGCCTGGGGCTTCTTCTACGGCTGGGTCAACTTCGACAGCGTGTTCGGCACCGTCAACCACTACGACTCGGTCGACCTCTATGCCGGCAGCTTCAACGGCACCATGAAGGACGCGGGCATCGACCTGCTCGAGAACTTCCCCAGCGCCCAGATCCGCGCCACCTTCGAGGCCATGCTCGACGACTGGACCAACGCGAGCTTCGATCCCTTCGCCGCGCCGCAGGAGACCGGCTCGCCCTACGGCCGCAAGAACGGCAACAACACGGCCAAGATCACGCGGGCACGCGAACTCGCCACGCGCTGCGTGGGCCTGAAGGGCGACCTCGACCTGCGCAGCGACGAGCGCGGCGCGCCGGTCAACCGCGCCTTCGCCGACGTGCCGCAGGACCAGCCCGAGCTGCATCCCGAGCCCGGCTTCGAGAACGAGGTGCATGCCTTCAATCTCTTCGGCTTCCTGAGCCGCTCGCAGGTGACCTGGAACCCGAGCTTCACCTCGGTGGTGAAGCACAGCTACATGTGCCCGACGACCGAGGAGCACATCCTGCCGATCATCCACGGCAACGACCGCGTCGAGTGGTTCTTCCAGATGACCGACGAGATCCACTGGGACTGCGGCGACAAGAACACCGGCAAGCCGATGGCGCGCGTGATCATGAAGGCCGGCGACATGGCCGCCATGCCCGCCTACTGCCGCCACCAGGGCTTCAGCCCCAAGCGCTCGATGCTGCTGGTGTGGGAGAACGGCTCGCCGAGCCTGGTGTACGAGATCCAGAAGGGCGAGTCGCACGAGATTCCCGTGCAGTTCTGA
- a CDS encoding hydroxyquinol 1,2-dioxygenase → MTQTAQTQDAPAYRTRFGSLAHYEKGHVEPIADDVRHYAFSNCFEIANNSRPYEKVVFGQNQIYVLETLRAEGHSPWFTCAHDEFALVMDGEVEVHLVQLDATQKVADPEKNGAVRVEGEPRGQKMGWMKLSRGHQGLLPKNTAYQFRSARPGVIVLQTCKGELSVEKWAEICQSH, encoded by the coding sequence ATGACCCAGACCGCCCAGACCCAGGACGCGCCCGCCTACCGCACCCGCTTCGGTTCGCTCGCCCACTACGAGAAAGGCCACGTCGAGCCGATCGCCGACGACGTGCGCCACTACGCCTTCTCCAATTGCTTCGAGATCGCGAACAACAGTCGGCCCTACGAGAAGGTGGTGTTCGGCCAGAACCAGATCTACGTGCTCGAGACCCTGCGCGCCGAGGGCCACTCGCCCTGGTTCACCTGCGCGCACGACGAGTTCGCGCTGGTGATGGACGGCGAGGTCGAGGTGCACCTGGTGCAGCTCGACGCGACCCAAAAGGTGGCCGACCCCGAGAAGAACGGCGCCGTGCGGGTCGAGGGCGAGCCGCGCGGCCAGAAGATGGGCTGGATGAAGCTCTCGCGCGGCCACCAGGGCCTGCTGCCGAAGAACACCGCCTACCAGTTCCGCAGCGCGCGCCCCGGCGTGATCGTGCTGCAGACCTGCAAGGGCGAGCTGTCGGTCGAGAAGTGGGCCGAGATCTGCCAGTCGCATTGA
- a CDS encoding LysR family transcriptional regulator, giving the protein MDRLQSIEAFVRVAQTQSFAEAARQLRVANSVVTTRVKQLEEFLGAPLFHRSTRVVRLSDVGQAFLRDCVELVGRANDIVDQMRDARGTPSGVLRVHALTGMVLGRFASLLREFHTIYPDIHLELIVSDAVVDPVKAGVDCALQIFPAASEELVSRPLFPVRRLLCATPEYLERHGMPANPRELHRHKLGLYSGYPTRDRWTFHHQGEQTTIYLAAALLTNSVHLLREYALEHAGIVCLPTLVAGDAIARGELRVVLPEHQLSSFSLSAVYAGTSRNALKLRLFIEHIATRFTRVPPWDATLIERGMIPAELIE; this is encoded by the coding sequence ATGGACCGCCTCCAGAGCATCGAAGCCTTCGTGCGCGTCGCGCAGACGCAGAGTTTTGCGGAGGCGGCGCGCCAGCTCCGGGTGGCGAACTCGGTGGTCACCACGCGCGTCAAGCAGCTCGAGGAGTTCCTCGGCGCGCCGCTGTTCCACCGCAGCACGCGCGTGGTGCGGCTCAGCGACGTGGGCCAGGCCTTCCTGCGCGACTGCGTGGAGCTCGTGGGCCGCGCCAACGACATCGTCGACCAGATGCGCGACGCGCGCGGCACACCCTCGGGCGTGCTGCGCGTGCATGCGCTCACGGGCATGGTGCTCGGTCGCTTCGCCTCGCTGCTGCGCGAGTTCCACACCATCTATCCCGACATCCACCTCGAGCTGATCGTGAGCGACGCGGTGGTCGATCCGGTCAAGGCCGGCGTCGATTGCGCGCTGCAGATCTTTCCGGCCGCCTCCGAGGAACTGGTGTCGCGCCCGCTGTTCCCGGTGCGCCGGCTGCTGTGCGCCACGCCCGAGTACCTCGAGCGCCACGGCATGCCCGCCAACCCGCGCGAGCTGCACCGCCACAAGCTGGGCCTGTACTCGGGCTATCCCACGCGCGACCGCTGGACCTTCCACCACCAGGGCGAGCAGACCACCATCTACCTCGCGGCCGCGCTGCTGACCAACAGCGTGCACCTGCTGCGGGAGTACGCGCTCGAGCACGCGGGCATCGTCTGCCTGCCCACGCTGGTGGCGGGCGACGCGATCGCGCGCGGCGAGCTGCGCGTGGTGCTGCCCGAGCACCAGCTCTCGTCGTTCTCGCTGAGCGCCGTCTATGCGGGCACCTCGCGCAACGCGCTCAAGCTGCGGCTGTTCATCGAGCACATCGCCACCCGCTTCACGCGCGTTCCGCCCTGGGACGCCACCCTGATCGAGCGCGGAATGATCCCGGCCGAATTGATCGAGTGA
- a CDS encoding amino acid permease encodes MATDSTAPTLASRTAAEEPTLRRALGTRHLTMIAIGGSIGTGLFVASGATVSQAGPGGALAAYLLIGAMVYFLMTSLGELAACMPVSGSFATYGALYVDEGFGFALGWNYWYNWAVTIAVELAAAQLVMQYWFPGTPAMLWSALFLGLMFLLNAISVRGFGEAEFWFALVKVVTVIAFVAIGLLMIFGILRGDRPAGFGNLTLGDAPFVGGLPAMIGVAMIAGFSFQGTELIGVAAGESANPAKNIPRAVRQVFWRILLFYVLAIGVIGVLIPYTDPNLIKTDLHAIGVSPFTLVFRHAGLAFAASVMNAVILTAVLSAGNSGMYASTRMLFNLAKDGRAPRCFARLTRAGVPLNALLATTAVGALCFLTSLSESQGVYLWLLNLSGMTGFVAWLGIAVSHYRFRKGMMAQGLDLSLLPYRSPFFPYGPLFAFGLCLVVTLGQNYAAFTGGRIDWIGVFSTYIGLVLFVAVWWGYRLARGSRFVAYRDMHFPALLRPAPGHGLADAAGERERGGA; translated from the coding sequence ATGGCAACGGACTCCACCGCGCCCACCCTCGCCTCGCGCACCGCCGCCGAGGAACCCACGCTGCGCCGCGCGCTCGGCACGCGCCACCTGACGATGATCGCCATCGGCGGCTCGATCGGCACCGGCCTGTTCGTGGCCTCGGGCGCCACCGTGTCGCAGGCCGGCCCGGGCGGCGCGCTCGCGGCCTACCTGCTGATCGGCGCGATGGTCTATTTCCTCATGACCAGCCTCGGCGAGCTCGCGGCCTGCATGCCGGTGTCGGGCTCGTTCGCGACCTACGGCGCGCTCTACGTCGACGAGGGCTTCGGCTTCGCGCTCGGCTGGAACTATTGGTACAACTGGGCCGTGACCATCGCGGTCGAGCTCGCGGCCGCGCAGCTGGTGATGCAGTACTGGTTCCCGGGCACGCCGGCCATGCTGTGGAGCGCGCTGTTCCTCGGGCTGATGTTCCTGCTCAACGCGATCTCGGTGCGCGGCTTCGGCGAGGCCGAGTTCTGGTTCGCGCTGGTCAAGGTGGTGACGGTGATCGCCTTCGTCGCCATCGGCCTCCTGATGATCTTCGGCATCCTGCGCGGCGACCGGCCCGCCGGCTTCGGCAACCTCACGCTCGGCGACGCGCCCTTCGTGGGCGGCCTGCCCGCGATGATCGGCGTGGCCATGATCGCGGGCTTCTCGTTCCAGGGCACCGAGCTGATCGGCGTGGCGGCCGGCGAATCGGCCAACCCCGCGAAGAACATCCCGCGCGCGGTGCGCCAGGTGTTCTGGCGCATCCTGCTGTTCTACGTGCTGGCGATCGGCGTGATCGGCGTGCTGATTCCCTACACCGACCCGAACCTGATCAAGACCGACCTGCACGCCATCGGCGTGAGCCCGTTCACGCTGGTGTTCCGCCACGCCGGGCTGGCCTTCGCGGCCAGCGTGATGAACGCGGTGATCCTCACGGCCGTGCTGTCGGCCGGGAACTCGGGCATGTACGCCTCGACCCGGATGCTGTTCAACCTCGCGAAGGACGGCCGCGCGCCGCGCTGCTTCGCGCGGCTCACGCGCGCGGGCGTGCCGCTCAATGCGCTGCTCGCGACCACAGCGGTCGGCGCGCTGTGCTTTTTGACCTCGCTGTCGGAGAGCCAGGGCGTGTACCTGTGGCTCTTGAACCTCTCGGGCATGACCGGCTTCGTGGCCTGGCTCGGCATCGCGGTGAGCCACTACCGCTTCCGCAAGGGAATGATGGCGCAGGGGCTGGACCTGTCGCTGCTGCCGTACCGCTCGCCCTTCTTCCCCTACGGGCCGCTGTTCGCCTTCGGCCTGTGCCTGGTGGTCACGCTGGGCCAGAACTACGCCGCCTTCACGGGCGGGCGCATCGACTGGATCGGCGTGTTCTCGACCTACATCGGGCTGGTGCTGTTCGTGGCGGTCTGGTGGGGCTACCGGCTGGCGCGCGGCAGCCGCTTCGTGGCCTACCGCGACATGCATTTCCCGGCCCTGCTGCGGCCGGCGCCGGGGCATGGGCTGGCGGATGCGGCCGGGGAGCGGGAGCGCGGCGGCGCCTGA
- a CDS encoding tetratricopeptide repeat protein, whose amino-acid sequence MPKSSLRTPFSLTPVVRALFLAAAVGATALSALAAPEHEEVDRLMQAGKLEEASTKADAFLKDKPRDPQMRFLKGVIQLDTGKRAEAIAAFTQLTQDAPELPEPYNNLAVIYASQNQFDKARNALESAIRTNPSYATAQENLGDLYARLASQAYSKALQLDQNNTAVAPKLAVIRTLFVPAVPGAKPTLLAAAPEAPRAAPAAPAPAPAPVAKAPAPAPAPAAAPVPAPAPAPVAKAPAPAPAPAPAVVAKAPEASAPAAAPAAPAASSSANAEVESAVRGWAAAWAGQDMDRYLAAYGSDFTPGGGQSRKSWEEERRARIVGKSSISVNLENLVIQVNGQSATAKFRQVYRADNLNISSRKTLELQRSGGQWHIRKESVGG is encoded by the coding sequence ATGCCCAAGAGCTCCCTGCGCACTCCCTTCAGCCTGACGCCCGTCGTGCGCGCCCTGTTCCTGGCCGCCGCGGTCGGCGCCACGGCGCTGTCCGCGCTGGCGGCGCCCGAGCACGAGGAGGTCGACCGCCTGATGCAGGCCGGCAAGCTCGAGGAAGCCTCGACCAAGGCCGACGCCTTCCTCAAGGACAAGCCGCGCGACCCGCAGATGCGCTTCCTCAAGGGCGTGATCCAGCTCGACACCGGCAAGCGCGCCGAGGCGATCGCCGCCTTCACCCAGCTCACGCAGGATGCGCCCGAGCTGCCCGAGCCCTACAACAACCTCGCGGTCATCTACGCGAGCCAGAACCAGTTCGACAAGGCGCGCAACGCCCTCGAGAGCGCGATCCGCACCAATCCGAGCTATGCCACCGCCCAGGAAAACCTCGGCGACCTCTATGCGCGGCTCGCGAGCCAGGCCTACAGCAAGGCGCTGCAGCTCGACCAGAACAACACGGCGGTCGCGCCCAAGCTGGCGGTGATCCGCACGCTGTTCGTGCCGGCCGTGCCCGGCGCCAAGCCGACCCTGCTGGCGGCGGCTCCCGAGGCACCGCGTGCGGCACCGGCGGCGCCTGCGCCCGCGCCCGCGCCGGTCGCGAAGGCCCCCGCTCCCGCACCGGCACCCGCCGCGGCCCCCGTGCCGGCCCCGGCGCCCGCACCGGTGGCCAAGGCACCCGCGCCCGCTCCGGCCCCGGCCCCCGCCGTGGTCGCCAAGGCACCCGAGGCTTCGGCGCCGGCCGCCGCACCGGCCGCGCCCGCCGCTTCGTCGAGCGCCAACGCGGAGGTCGAATCGGCCGTGCGCGGCTGGGCCGCCGCCTGGGCCGGCCAGGACATGGACCGCTACCTCGCCGCCTACGGCAGCGACTTCACGCCCGGCGGCGGCCAGAGCCGCAAGAGCTGGGAAGAAGAGCGCCGCGCGCGCATCGTCGGCAAGTCCAGCATCAGCGTGAACCTCGAGAACCTCGTGATCCAGGTCAATGGCCAGTCGGCCACCGCCAAGTTCCGCCAGGTCTACCGCGCCGACAACCTCAACATCTCCAGCCGCAAGACGCTGGAACTGCAGCGCTCCGGCGGCCAGTGGCACATTCGCAAGGAAAGCGTCGGCGGCTAG
- a CDS encoding L,D-transpeptidase family protein has protein sequence MAHSQGKRRRLVADIVRQGRPQTPEFRRGGSLLAALMAASALVLALPAGAASHSGKASHAKTAGAKSGKAAVGASRSAQKEKAGAREARGSRESRSVREAREAREARDARGAKAQARLKKGAVATAAAAAAGTAAVAEARGTRKAPPAGAIQEASNAEARLIAIYELFGRGQARPALAKARELVRDYPNFQLAQLVYGDLLASQVPAAHSLSDAASVARLKGNPAMAELQEESRRRLQALRERPPPNTVPSQFLELSTRSRYAIAIDASRSRLYLLENGDKGLKLVADYYISVGKSGIDKSVEGDARTPLGVYFITSSLDPKSLKDLYGAGALPINYPNAYDQRRGKTGGGIWLHGTPSQQYARAPLASDGCVVMANPDLRQLLRKVQIGATPVVTARSLQWISQPQAEKDAQSFTSAINAWKDARAQGNEAQLKKFYLPDFQRQAKKSADGISIVRDEMEYAQGRRIQLKDVSYLHWRDSEDTMVATFGEVFEGERSGRMRRQYWLRQAGEWKLFHEEILG, from the coding sequence GTGGCACATTCGCAAGGAAAGCGTCGGCGGCTAGTGGCAGACATCGTCCGGCAGGGCCGGCCCCAGACCCCAGAATTCCGGCGCGGCGGGAGCCTCCTGGCCGCGCTGATGGCCGCATCGGCCCTCGTGCTCGCACTGCCCGCGGGCGCCGCCAGCCATTCGGGCAAGGCCTCGCATGCCAAGACGGCCGGCGCCAAGTCCGGCAAGGCTGCCGTCGGCGCCAGCCGCTCGGCGCAGAAGGAAAAAGCCGGCGCCAGGGAAGCGCGCGGCAGTCGCGAATCGCGCAGCGTGCGCGAAGCCCGGGAGGCACGTGAAGCCCGCGACGCCAGGGGCGCCAAGGCCCAGGCCCGCCTGAAGAAGGGGGCCGTGGCGACCGCGGCCGCCGCGGCGGCCGGCACCGCCGCCGTGGCCGAAGCCCGCGGCACGCGCAAGGCGCCGCCCGCGGGCGCGATCCAGGAAGCCAGCAACGCCGAGGCGCGGCTGATCGCGATCTACGAACTCTTCGGCCGCGGCCAGGCGCGGCCCGCGTTGGCCAAGGCGCGCGAACTGGTGCGCGACTACCCGAATTTCCAGCTCGCGCAGCTCGTGTACGGCGACCTGCTCGCCTCGCAGGTGCCCGCCGCGCACAGCCTCTCGGACGCCGCCAGCGTGGCGCGCCTGAAGGGCAACCCGGCCATGGCCGAGCTGCAGGAAGAATCGCGCCGCCGCCTGCAGGCGCTGCGCGAACGGCCGCCGCCGAACACCGTCCCGTCGCAGTTCCTCGAGCTGTCCACGCGCAGCCGCTACGCGATCGCCATCGACGCCTCGCGCTCGCGCCTGTACCTGCTCGAGAACGGCGACAAGGGCCTGAAGCTCGTGGCCGACTACTACATCTCGGTCGGCAAGTCGGGCATCGACAAGTCCGTGGAGGGCGATGCGCGCACCCCGCTGGGCGTGTACTTCATCACCAGCAGCCTCGATCCGAAGTCCCTCAAGGACCTCTACGGCGCCGGCGCGCTGCCGATCAACTACCCCAACGCCTACGACCAGCGCCGCGGCAAGACCGGCGGCGGCATCTGGCTGCACGGCACGCCCTCGCAGCAGTACGCGCGCGCGCCGCTGGCCAGCGACGGCTGCGTGGTCATGGCCAACCCCGACCTGCGCCAGTTGCTGCGCAAGGTGCAGATCGGCGCCACGCCGGTCGTCACCGCGCGCAGCCTGCAATGGATTTCCCAGCCCCAGGCCGAAAAGGACGCCCAATCCTTCACCAGCGCGATCAATGCCTGGAAAGACGCCCGGGCCCAGGGAAATGAAGCGCAATTGAAGAAATTCTATTTGCCGGATTTCCAGCGTCAGGCGAAAAAATCGGCCGACGGAATTTCAATTGTCCGCGACGAGATGGAATACGCCCAGGGCCGGCGTATTCAGTTAAAGGATGTTTCCTACCTCCATTGGCGCGACAGCGAGGACACCATGGTCGCCACCTTCGGCGAGGTGTTCGAGGGGGAACGCAGCGGTCGCATGCGTCGCCAGTACTGGCTGCGCCAGGCCGGCGAGTGGAAGCTGTTCCACGAGGAAATCCTGGGCTGA
- a CDS encoding Flp family type IVb pilin, translating to MLNAIARFIRDEEGATAIEYGVIAGLITILLVVLFNPAATTGFAGAIKSLFTNLSTQLTKAVPAS from the coding sequence ATGCTCAACGCTATTGCCCGTTTTATTCGCGACGAAGAAGGTGCGACCGCCATTGAATATGGCGTGATCGCCGGCCTGATCACCATTCTTCTGGTGGTTCTTTTCAATCCCGCAGCAACGACCGGGTTCGCTGGCGCCATCAAGTCGCTGTTCACTAATTTGAGCACCCAACTGACCAAGGCTGTTCCCGCGAGCTGA
- a CDS encoding prepilin peptidase has translation MAGIELIWLLPVVVYDFYQRRVPNWLVLVGAALAMTVLFLGRSPMGIGWSDALGGAALGFGFLLFFHIAGLMGAGDVKFAGALGLWVGWQGLFPIWIIASLLTGAHAVAWLVLQRWPWFPRIALALSGKAASKDAATAKQRRRVIPYAAYLAIASALWIVLWGRQS, from the coding sequence ATGGCTGGGATCGAGCTGATCTGGCTTCTCCCGGTTGTGGTTTATGACTTCTACCAACGTCGTGTTCCGAACTGGCTCGTCCTCGTGGGGGCCGCGTTGGCCATGACAGTCCTTTTCCTCGGACGTTCGCCCATGGGCATCGGCTGGTCCGATGCCCTGGGCGGTGCCGCCCTGGGATTCGGCTTCCTTCTTTTTTTTCACATCGCCGGGCTGATGGGTGCCGGCGATGTCAAGTTCGCCGGTGCACTGGGCCTGTGGGTCGGATGGCAAGGCCTCTTTCCGATTTGGATCATCGCCAGCCTCCTGACGGGTGCGCACGCCGTCGCGTGGCTCGTGCTCCAGCGATGGCCCTGGTTTCCCCGCATCGCCCTTGCCCTGTCCGGCAAGGCGGCATCCAAAGACGCGGCGACAGCGAAGCAGCGTCGACGAGTCATCCCCTATGCAGCGTATCTCGCCATCGCCTCGGCCTTGTGGATCGTCCTCTGGGGTCGACAGAGCTGA
- the cpaB gene encoding Flp pilus assembly protein CpaB, producing MIHLTKIIAAILVLIAIALGGYAWVLSRQPAPSVAATPAASAPARSEARATYAVVVASKPLPAGKAIAADAVRVEQLPVNPSDAFKETSIVAGRVPVLDLSEGTPIQEGQLVSGLALRIGEGERAVAVKADEVMGVGNKVQPGDFVDVFVMLKSEGKDIDRSQARLLLARKRLLAYGSLSVDALATKAADNGATAAQRAEAARTAVLAIPVDDVNRLTLGESSGRLLLALRNPADTTEPDPSLFAELPTALQPAPAKPGEPRRPPLAGLDKAQAGLTVADLVNGGATPATSRRVATTGLPIAGTRPAGIARPGMEVEVIRGDRSETVRY from the coding sequence ATGATCCACCTCACAAAAATCATCGCTGCCATCCTGGTACTGATCGCCATTGCCCTGGGCGGCTACGCTTGGGTTCTCAGCCGTCAGCCGGCACCGAGCGTCGCGGCCACGCCCGCTGCCTCCGCGCCGGCGCGATCGGAAGCCAGGGCAACCTACGCGGTGGTGGTCGCGAGCAAGCCTCTTCCCGCGGGCAAGGCCATCGCCGCCGACGCCGTTCGTGTTGAGCAGTTGCCCGTCAATCCGAGCGACGCCTTCAAAGAGACGAGCATCGTCGCCGGTCGGGTCCCCGTTCTCGACCTGAGCGAAGGCACACCGATCCAGGAAGGCCAGCTCGTGTCCGGCCTCGCCCTGCGGATCGGCGAGGGGGAGCGTGCCGTTGCGGTCAAGGCCGACGAGGTGATGGGGGTAGGCAACAAGGTACAGCCCGGCGACTTCGTCGACGTCTTCGTGATGCTGAAGTCCGAAGGAAAGGACATCGATCGCAGCCAGGCACGCCTGCTTCTAGCGCGCAAACGCCTGCTCGCCTACGGCAGCCTCTCGGTGGACGCCCTGGCCACGAAGGCGGCCGACAACGGTGCGACGGCCGCCCAGCGGGCCGAAGCGGCACGCACCGCGGTCCTCGCGATCCCCGTCGACGACGTAAACCGGCTCACGTTGGGCGAATCCAGCGGGCGCCTGCTCCTTGCACTGCGCAACCCCGCCGACACGACGGAGCCCGATCCCTCGCTGTTCGCGGAACTGCCGACCGCGCTGCAGCCAGCACCGGCGAAGCCCGGCGAACCGCGCCGCCCGCCCCTGGCGGGCTTGGACAAGGCGCAAGCCGGCCTGACGGTTGCCGACCTGGTGAACGGTGGAGCGACACCGGCTACCAGCCGGCGCGTGGCAACCACCGGGCTGCCGATCGCAGGCACGCGACCTGCGGGCATCGCAAGACCGGGCATGGAGGTCGAGGTCATCCGTGGCGACCGCAGCGAAACCGTGCGCTATTGA
- a CDS encoding type II and III secretion system protein family protein encodes MPLPRAKTKRADRLFRTSLGHIAIGCALAIGPSVPLFAASVAATPQTLVTLGAGTQQELVFDKGVDRIALANEAVAGVTVTRKTPGSPAARLILTGKVPGSTTLMVWEKGRPAATIYVLEVQRRDAKLDGTLDSVPAYQQAREAALASQPEKAVVSDRSVVNVRSHTVQVEVKVVEFNRSVLKQAGLNIFSTRANSSGFSFGVFTPASLKSATFNSNGSITGEYNNPLAQAFSLLLNFGKAGIGLNVGFLEGNGMARVLAEPTLVAMSGQSASFLAGGELPVPAPQGLGTTSIEYKPFGIGLTLTPTVLSNDRIVLKVAPEASDLDYANALSIGGVAVPAISTRRADTTVELGDGESFIIGGLVSRTTSSNADKIPLLGDLPVLGTFFKQSKYQMSEKELVILVTPHLVKPIARDTDLSPFLPGAAEQRDGAVWRSIFLSTPGNATVPGFSR; translated from the coding sequence ATGCCCCTGCCCCGAGCAAAGACCAAAAGGGCTGACCGCCTCTTCAGGACCAGCCTCGGCCACATCGCCATTGGCTGCGCACTCGCCATCGGCCCCAGCGTGCCCCTTTTCGCGGCCAGCGTTGCCGCCACACCCCAGACGCTCGTGACGTTGGGCGCCGGCACCCAGCAGGAACTCGTGTTCGACAAGGGCGTGGATCGCATCGCGCTGGCTAACGAAGCGGTTGCCGGTGTGACCGTCACCCGCAAGACGCCGGGCTCCCCCGCCGCGCGACTGATCCTGACCGGAAAGGTGCCGGGCAGCACGACCTTGATGGTGTGGGAGAAGGGGCGGCCCGCCGCAACCATCTACGTGCTGGAGGTTCAGCGGCGCGACGCCAAGCTCGATGGCACGCTCGACAGCGTGCCGGCATATCAGCAGGCGCGCGAAGCGGCTCTCGCGAGTCAGCCAGAGAAGGCGGTCGTGAGCGACCGTTCCGTCGTGAACGTGCGCAGCCACACCGTACAGGTCGAGGTCAAAGTCGTCGAATTCAACCGCAGCGTGCTTAAGCAGGCCGGACTGAACATCTTCAGCACCCGTGCCAACTCGAGTGGCTTCAGCTTCGGCGTCTTCACGCCCGCCTCGCTGAAGAGCGCAACCTTCAACTCCAACGGGTCTATCACCGGCGAATACAACAATCCGCTCGCGCAGGCCTTCAGCCTGCTGCTCAACTTCGGCAAGGCTGGCATCGGCCTGAACGTCGGCTTCCTCGAAGGCAACGGCATGGCACGCGTCCTGGCCGAACCCACGCTGGTGGCCATGTCGGGGCAAAGCGCCAGCTTCCTGGCCGGGGGCGAACTGCCCGTTCCCGCGCCCCAAGGCCTCGGAACGACGAGCATCGAGTACAAACCCTTCGGCATCGGCCTGACGCTCACGCCGACCGTGCTTTCCAACGACCGAATCGTGCTGAAGGTTGCCCCCGAAGCCAGCGACCTGGACTATGCCAACGCCTTGAGCATCGGCGGCGTCGCGGTTCCCGCGATCAGCACGCGCCGCGCGGACACCACGGTCGAGCTCGGCGATGGCGAGAGCTTCATCATCGGCGGCCTAGTGAGCCGCACGACGTCGTCCAACGCGGACAAGATCCCGCTGCTCGGCGACCTGCCGGTGCTCGGCACCTTCTTCAAGCAGAGCAAGTACCAGATGAGCGAGAAGGAACTGGTGATCCTGGTCACGCCCCACCTCGTGAAGCCGATCGCGCGCGACACCGACCTGAGCCCGTTTCTTCCGGGCGCGGCCGAGCAGCGCGACGGTGCCGTCTGGCGCTCAATCTTCCTGAGCACGCCGGGTAACGCGACGGTCCCCGGTTTTTCGCGTTGA